A single region of the Arcobacter lacus genome encodes:
- the luxS gene encoding S-ribosylhomocysteine lyase, with amino-acid sequence MPLLDSFRVDHTIMPAPAVRVAKTMKTPKGDNITVFDLRFCVPNKSMMSEKGTHTLEHLFAGFIRAHLNSPTVEIIDVSPMGCRTGFYMSLIGTPSEQEVAVAWKKAMEDVLKVEKQSDIPELNLYQCGTCAMHSLDEAKDIARDILKSQIGVMSNKELYLSEEKLKSLGN; translated from the coding sequence ATGCCATTATTAGATAGTTTTAGAGTTGACCATACGATTATGCCTGCACCTGCAGTTAGAGTTGCAAAAACAATGAAAACTCCAAAAGGTGACAATATTACAGTTTTCGATTTAAGATTTTGTGTACCAAATAAATCAATGATGAGTGAAAAAGGAACTCACACTTTAGAGCACCTTTTTGCTGGATTTATTAGAGCTCATCTAAACTCTCCAACAGTTGAAATTATAGATGTTTCACCTATGGGTTGTAGAACTGGATTTTATATGAGTTTGATTGGAACTCCAAGTGAACAAGAAGTTGCAGTTGCTTGGAAAAAAGCTATGGAAGATGTTTTAAAAGTTGAAAAACAAAGTGATATTCCAGAATTAAATTTATATCAGTGTGGAACTTGTGCTATGCACTCACTTGATGAAGCAAAAGATATTGCAAGAGATATTTTAAAATCACAAATCGGTGTTATGTCAAATAAAGAACTTTATCTTAGTGAAGAGAAATTAAAATCTTTAGGAAACTAA
- the metH gene encoding methionine synthase, which translates to MKELIEDLISKKVLIIDGAMGTQLQIADIKQEEWLFEDLDLEGCNELLNLTAPHILETIHDNYAKAGADLICTNTFGSMPWVLDEYNIGHMSYELSKLGASLVKKSCEKYTTKEKPRFCVASIGPGTKLPSLGHIKYDEMYEGYKIMAKGLVDGGTDIFLLETCQDPLQIKAALHALNDVAPQIPIMVSVTIELSGTMLIGTDAMTIAAIMAPFNILSLGFNCGTGPVQVHKHVKTLSQVCKFPISVHANAGLPQNRGGKTYYPMQPEEFTALQKEFLKINGVAFLGGCCGTTPDHIEALAKAIENEVPLKPCGFLKASLASLFNIVPLKQEPAPLLIGERSNATGSKAFRELLKANDYEGTLSVAQQQVRAGAHVIDVSVGFAGRDERFDMDEVVSLYSQKIALPLMPDSTQILALEAALKQIGGRCIINSVNLEDGIEKFDAVCSLAKKFGAALVCLVIDEIGMAKSKERKLEVAERIFDLCVNRHGFDPADLVFDMLTFTIGSGDDEYRTAGIETLEAIREFEIRHPEVGTTLGLSNISFGLATNARIYLNSIYLDHCVKAGLTSAIVNVKHILPLNKISEEDKKACDNLIFNIWENGADPLFAFIEHFSNVEGQEEQSDEEYQKLEPIEKVKKLLLDGDKERLIPLALELRHTIQPEIIVNEWLIDGMKVIGELFGSGQMQLPFVLQSAETMKATVDALNPYLPKQEKASETTLILGTVKGDVHDVGKNLVDIILSNNGFKVVNVGIKADLGQFVEELNKHNAHAIGMSGLLVKSTAVMKENLEELQKLGIKVPVLLGGAALTKNFIDEYCRPFYDGPIFYCRDAFDGVVSMQRIEKGDENNTALAADLIERIDTSDRVEKEEIEIPPYEEISMPERGKFVFPPIWDRVTRRGEKLNKELIFKWINHRVLFRQRWGYKRGKQTPEAFMKYERDVVEPTYEALKAELVDKDIFDPIAIYAYYPCISFDNKLYIFDKKYLFNSLEESKNIPPLSEAIKVLEFPRQKRKPFRCIPDFFANDRLDVVAFTLASAGLKITDYERSLYDKGEFTKYYQVHGLGVELAEALAEVLHKQIRLDLDIVPNEGHTLNDVQMKQYVGCRYSPGYAACPDLAMNRDIFDLLNPEEFGIELSETFQMHPEQTTCAIVVTNPEANYYNV; encoded by the coding sequence ATGAAAGAGTTAATAGAAGATTTAATTAGTAAAAAAGTTTTAATCATCGATGGAGCAATGGGAACACAGCTTCAAATAGCAGATATAAAACAAGAAGAATGGCTTTTTGAAGATTTAGATTTAGAAGGGTGTAATGAGCTTTTAAATTTAACTGCACCTCATATATTGGAAACTATTCATGATAACTATGCAAAAGCAGGTGCAGATTTAATTTGTACAAACACTTTTGGTTCAATGCCTTGGGTTTTAGATGAGTATAATATTGGACATATGTCTTATGAATTGTCAAAATTAGGTGCTAGTTTAGTAAAAAAATCTTGTGAAAAATATACTACAAAAGAGAAACCTAGATTTTGTGTAGCATCAATTGGTCCTGGAACAAAACTTCCATCTTTAGGTCACATTAAATATGATGAGATGTATGAAGGTTATAAAATTATGGCAAAAGGGCTTGTTGATGGTGGAACAGATATTTTCTTACTTGAAACTTGTCAAGATCCACTTCAAATAAAAGCAGCGCTTCATGCACTAAATGATGTAGCACCTCAAATTCCAATTATGGTATCAGTAACTATTGAACTTTCTGGAACAATGCTTATTGGAACAGATGCTATGACAATTGCTGCTATTATGGCACCTTTTAATATCTTATCTTTAGGATTTAACTGTGGAACTGGTCCTGTACAAGTTCATAAACATGTTAAAACATTAAGTCAAGTTTGTAAATTTCCTATTTCAGTCCATGCAAATGCTGGACTTCCTCAAAATAGAGGTGGAAAAACTTATTATCCGATGCAACCAGAAGAGTTTACAGCTTTACAAAAAGAGTTTTTAAAAATAAATGGAGTTGCATTTTTAGGTGGTTGTTGTGGTACGACACCTGACCACATTGAAGCTTTGGCAAAGGCTATTGAAAATGAAGTTCCACTAAAACCTTGTGGATTTTTAAAAGCTTCATTAGCAAGTTTATTTAATATCGTTCCATTAAAACAAGAACCAGCCCCTTTACTAATAGGAGAAAGAAGTAATGCAACAGGAAGTAAAGCTTTTAGGGAGTTACTTAAAGCTAATGATTATGAAGGAACATTAAGTGTTGCTCAACAACAAGTTCGTGCAGGAGCTCATGTAATTGATGTATCTGTTGGATTTGCGGGACGAGATGAAAGATTTGATATGGATGAAGTTGTTTCACTTTATTCACAAAAAATTGCACTTCCACTTATGCCTGATTCAACGCAAATTTTAGCACTGGAAGCAGCACTAAAACAAATTGGTGGAAGATGTATAATCAACTCTGTAAACCTTGAAGATGGTATTGAAAAATTTGATGCTGTTTGTTCTTTAGCAAAAAAATTTGGAGCTGCACTTGTTTGTCTTGTAATTGATGAAATTGGAATGGCGAAATCAAAAGAGAGAAAATTAGAAGTTGCAGAAAGAATTTTTGACTTATGTGTAAATAGACATGGATTTGATCCTGCTGATTTAGTATTTGATATGCTTACATTTACTATTGGTTCTGGAGATGATGAATATAGAACAGCGGGAATTGAAACGCTTGAAGCAATAAGAGAGTTCGAAATAAGACATCCTGAAGTAGGAACGACTTTAGGACTTTCAAATATCTCTTTTGGTTTAGCAACAAATGCTAGAATTTATCTAAACTCTATTTATCTTGACCATTGTGTAAAAGCTGGACTTACAAGTGCTATTGTGAATGTAAAACACATTTTACCACTAAACAAAATAAGTGAAGAAGATAAAAAAGCTTGTGATAATTTGATTTTTAATATTTGGGAAAATGGTGCTGACCCACTTTTTGCATTTATTGAACATTTTTCAAATGTAGAAGGACAAGAAGAGCAAAGCGATGAGGAGTACCAAAAACTCGAACCAATTGAAAAAGTAAAAAAACTTCTTCTTGATGGAGATAAAGAGAGACTTATCCCTTTAGCTTTAGAATTAAGACATACGATTCAACCTGAAATTATCGTAAATGAGTGGTTAATTGATGGAATGAAAGTAATAGGTGAACTTTTTGGAAGTGGTCAAATGCAATTACCATTTGTACTTCAAAGTGCTGAAACTATGAAAGCAACAGTTGATGCACTTAATCCATACTTACCAAAACAAGAAAAAGCAAGTGAAACAACTCTTATTTTAGGAACTGTTAAAGGCGATGTTCACGATGTTGGTAAAAATTTAGTTGATATTATTTTAAGTAATAATGGATTTAAAGTTGTAAATGTAGGTATAAAAGCCGATTTAGGACAATTTGTTGAAGAACTAAATAAGCATAATGCTCATGCTATTGGAATGAGTGGATTACTTGTAAAATCAACAGCAGTTATGAAAGAAAATCTTGAAGAATTGCAAAAATTAGGTATTAAAGTTCCTGTACTTCTTGGAGGTGCAGCACTTACAAAAAATTTTATTGATGAATATTGCCGACCATTTTATGATGGTCCTATTTTTTACTGTAGAGATGCTTTTGATGGTGTTGTTTCTATGCAAAGAATTGAAAAAGGTGATGAAAACAATACTGCACTTGCAGCTGATTTAATTGAAAGAATAGATACAAGCGATAGAGTTGAAAAAGAAGAGATTGAAATACCTCCTTATGAAGAAATATCTATGCCAGAACGTGGAAAATTTGTTTTTCCTCCAATTTGGGATAGAGTAACAAGAAGAGGTGAAAAACTAAATAAAGAGTTGATTTTTAAATGGATAAATCACAGAGTTTTATTTAGACAAAGATGGGGATATAAAAGAGGAAAACAGACTCCAGAAGCTTTTATGAAATATGAAAGAGATGTAGTTGAACCAACTTATGAAGCTTTAAAAGCTGAATTAGTTGATAAAGATATTTTTGACCCAATTGCGATTTATGCTTATTATCCTTGTATATCTTTTGATAATAAACTTTATATTTTTGATAAAAAATATCTGTTTAATTCGCTTGAAGAGTCAAAAAATATTCCTCCTCTAAGTGAAGCTATAAAAGTATTAGAATTTCCAAGACAAAAAAGAAAACCATTTAGATGTATACCTGACTTTTTTGCAAATGATAGACTTGATGTAGTTGCCTTCACACTTGCAAGTGCTGGACTTAAAATCACTGATTATGAAAGAAGTTTATACGACAAAGGTGAATTTACAAAATACTATCAAGTTCATGGACTTGGAGTTGAACTTGCTGAAGCATTAGCAGAAGTTTTACACAAACAAATAAGACTTGACTTAGATATTGTACCAAACGAAGGGCACACTTTAAATGATGTTCAAATGAAACAATATGTTGGTTGTAGATATTCTCCTGGATATGCAGCTTGTCCAGATTTAGCGATGAATAGAGATATTTTTGATTTATTAAATCCTGAAGAGTTTGGAATAGAACTTAGTGAAACATTCCAAATGCACCCTGAACAAACAACTTGTGCAATAGTTGTTACAAATCCTGAAGCTAATTATTATAATGTATAA
- a CDS encoding response regulator transcription factor: MKILANTKILFLSDDLSVRNSIKEKFVKLFEEVKFTSSYEEALKLSLTNNYDLAIVDIDLKNSSFSELSSKLIVISSSHSNEKVLTAINLEAYTFLVKPLNLIDLKLAILMCLNQMKRVDKIEFDQGIYFDEYRDQFFKKDGEMIDFTKLEKSFLKLLIARRNKITDYDMVKDIVWKGKEMSIYTMRNIVNKIRQKTYYEIIKNHSSKGYILNYKQVL, encoded by the coding sequence ATGAAAATATTAGCAAACACAAAGATATTATTTTTAAGTGATGATTTATCAGTTAGAAATAGTATAAAAGAGAAATTTGTAAAGTTATTTGAAGAAGTAAAGTTTACTTCAAGTTATGAGGAAGCGTTAAAACTTTCTTTAACAAATAATTACGATTTAGCAATTGTAGATATTGATTTAAAAAATAGTTCTTTTTCAGAATTGTCTTCAAAATTAATAGTTATATCAAGTTCACATAGTAATGAAAAAGTATTGACAGCTATAAACTTAGAAGCATATACCTTTTTAGTAAAACCTTTAAATTTAATAGATTTAAAATTAGCTATCTTAATGTGTCTTAATCAAATGAAAAGAGTTGATAAAATAGAGTTTGATCAAGGTATTTATTTTGATGAATATAGAGATCAATTTTTTAAAAAAGATGGAGAAATGATAGATTTTACAAAACTAGAAAAATCATTTTTAAAACTTTTAATAGCGAGAAGAAATAAAATTACAGATTATGATATGGTAAAAGATATAGTATGGAAAGGGAAAGAGATGTCTATTTATACTATGAGAAATATAGTAAATAAAATAAGACAGAAAACTTATTATGAGATTATCAAAAATCATTCTAGTAAAGGTTATATCTTAAATTATAAACAAGTATTATAA
- a CDS encoding SPFH domain-containing protein, whose translation MPIDNDYFKNRQQNNNGGGNGGNFQPPFETPEFFKNFGKKAGMLYAIIIIIGVLFIFKPFVIIESGQVGIKATTGKYDKEPLNPGFHFYIPVLQKVIVVDTKVRLLTYMNTQNIGSFDQSIKNNPAINVLDSRGLPISIELTVQYKIIAEGVPETIASWGPSWEDKIVNQIVGEVARSVLGGYNAEVLPMKRNDVAESLDRLIKEKVTERSQAAVIVESVQLKEIVLPEKIKEQIEKVQIANQEAERVRYEVQRAKQEAEKRAALATGEAEARRIEAQGRADAVTIEAKAQAEANKEIAQSLTQNLLQMQQIEVQGKFNEALRENKDAKIFLTPGGATPNIWVDTKDKSRDTILNQK comes from the coding sequence ATGCCAATAGACAATGACTATTTTAAAAACAGACAACAAAATAATAATGGTGGAGGAAATGGTGGTAATTTTCAACCTCCATTTGAAACACCAGAATTTTTTAAAAATTTTGGGAAAAAAGCAGGTATGCTTTATGCAATAATTATAATTATAGGGGTTTTATTTATTTTTAAACCTTTTGTAATTATTGAATCAGGACAAGTTGGGATTAAAGCAACAACAGGAAAATATGATAAAGAGCCATTAAATCCAGGTTTTCACTTCTATATTCCAGTACTTCAAAAAGTTATTGTTGTTGATACAAAAGTTAGACTTTTAACATATATGAATACACAAAATATAGGTTCTTTTGATCAAAGTATCAAAAATAATCCAGCGATTAATGTTCTTGATTCAAGAGGTTTACCTATTTCTATTGAACTAACTGTTCAATATAAAATAATAGCTGAAGGTGTTCCTGAAACTATTGCAAGCTGGGGACCATCTTGGGAAGATAAAATTGTTAACCAAATTGTTGGAGAAGTAGCAAGAAGTGTTCTTGGTGGATATAATGCAGAAGTTCTTCCAATGAAAAGAAATGATGTTGCTGAAAGTCTTGATAGATTGATAAAAGAAAAAGTAACAGAAAGATCTCAAGCAGCAGTTATAGTTGAATCTGTGCAACTTAAAGAGATAGTACTTCCTGAAAAAATTAAAGAACAAATAGAAAAAGTTCAAATTGCAAATCAAGAAGCAGAAAGAGTAAGATACGAAGTTCAAAGAGCAAAACAAGAAGCAGAAAAAAGAGCTGCCCTTGCAACAGGAGAAGCTGAAGCTAGAAGAATTGAAGCTCAGGGTAGAGCTGATGCTGTAACTATTGAAGCAAAAGCACAAGCTGAAGCAAATAAAGAGATAGCTCAATCTTTAACTCAAAATTTATTGCAAATGCAACAAATTGAAGTTCAAGGTAAATTCAATGAAGCTTTAAGAGAAAATAAAGATGCAAAAATTTTCTTAACGCCAGGTGGTGCAACTCCAAATATTTGGGTTGACACAAAAGATAAATCAAGAGATACAATTTTAAATCAAAAATAA
- a CDS encoding DoxX family protein, whose product MRCCENKLESILNEDIGKLILRVSIAVLMLFHGFSKLQNGIDGIKFLVTSAGLPEFFAYGVFLGEVVFPILIILGLFTRISSFFFAFTMVFAIFLAHSADIFTLGKTGGPVIELPLIYLLVSIAIMFLGAGKYSLDAKCKAKACSI is encoded by the coding sequence ATGAGATGTTGTGAAAATAAACTAGAATCTATTTTAAATGAAGATATTGGTAAATTGATTTTAAGAGTTTCTATTGCTGTTTTAATGCTTTTTCATGGGTTTTCAAAATTACAAAATGGAATTGATGGAATAAAATTTTTAGTTACAAGTGCAGGTTTACCTGAATTTTTTGCTTATGGTGTATTTTTAGGTGAGGTTGTTTTCCCTATTTTAATTATTCTTGGATTATTCACTAGAATTTCATCATTCTTTTTTGCATTTACAATGGTTTTTGCTATTTTCTTAGCTCATAGCGCTGATATATTTACTTTAGGAAAAACTGGTGGTCCAGTTATTGAATTACCACTTATTTATCTTTTAGTTTCAATTGCTATCATGTTTTTAGGTGCTGGTAAATATAGCCTTGATGCAAAGTGTAAAGCAAAGGCTTGCTCAATATAA
- a CDS encoding Mrp/NBP35 family ATP-binding protein, with protein MATIENIKKELEKVKYPGFTKSIVEFGFVKDIKLDGNNCFIIVDITSTSTEVEEQLKKDISACIEPLGLTLTIYLNKPKEQIQQSNSVSGKNIAPQIKKIVMVSSGKGGVGKSTTTVNLAIASAMQGKKVGILDADIYGPNIPRMMGLIGKEVEVIGDKAKPLNAYGVDVMSMGMLMQEGQALIWRGAMIMKAIQQLLRDIVWEDLDILFIDMPPGTGDAQLTLAQSVPVSAGINVTTPQHVALDDSKRSLDMFKKLHIPVAGIIENMSGFICPNCNTESDIFGMGTCEELAKQYNTQVLGNLPIEPAIRKGGDSGKPIVYFDPESITAKRYMIAADKLISFLNSQNEVSNAEIQPIMPAGVSACSTEGQKIKAQYDEAKKSNGSCGSGCGCH; from the coding sequence ATGGCTACTATTGAAAATATTAAAAAAGAGTTAGAAAAAGTTAAATATCCAGGCTTTACAAAATCTATTGTAGAGTTTGGATTTGTAAAAGATATTAAACTTGATGGAAATAATTGTTTTATTATTGTAGATATCACATCTACATCAACAGAAGTTGAAGAACAATTAAAAAAAGACATTTCTGCCTGTATTGAGCCTTTAGGCTTAACATTAACAATCTATTTAAATAAACCAAAAGAACAAATCCAACAAAGTAATAGTGTAAGTGGTAAAAATATTGCTCCTCAAATTAAAAAAATTGTTATGGTAAGTAGTGGAAAAGGTGGTGTTGGAAAATCAACTACAACAGTAAATTTAGCAATTGCTAGTGCAATGCAAGGTAAAAAAGTTGGTATTTTAGATGCTGATATTTATGGTCCTAATATTCCAAGAATGATGGGATTGATAGGAAAAGAAGTTGAAGTTATAGGAGATAAAGCAAAACCATTAAATGCTTATGGTGTTGATGTAATGTCTATGGGTATGTTGATGCAAGAAGGTCAAGCTCTTATTTGGAGAGGAGCTATGATAATGAAAGCTATCCAACAACTTTTAAGAGATATTGTATGGGAAGATTTAGACATATTATTTATCGATATGCCTCCAGGAACTGGTGATGCACAACTTACTCTTGCACAAAGTGTTCCTGTAAGTGCAGGAATAAATGTAACAACTCCTCAGCATGTTGCACTTGATGATAGTAAAAGAAGTTTAGATATGTTTAAAAAACTTCATATTCCTGTAGCTGGAATAATAGAAAATATGAGTGGATTTATTTGTCCAAATTGTAATACTGAATCTGATATTTTTGGAATGGGAACTTGTGAAGAATTAGCAAAACAGTATAATACACAAGTATTAGGAAATCTTCCAATTGAACCAGCAATCAGAAAAGGTGGAGATAGCGGAAAACCTATTGTATATTTTGATCCAGAATCAATAACAGCAAAAAGATATATGATAGCTGCGGATAAATTAATTTCATTTTTAAATTCACAAAATGAAGTTTCAAATGCTGAAATTCAACCAATAATGCCAGCAGGTGTTAGTGCATGTTCAACTGAAGGACAAAAAATAAAAGCACAATATGATGAAGCTAAAAAATCAAATGGAAGTTGTGGAAGTGGATGTGGTTGTCACTAA
- a CDS encoding branched-chain amino acid transaminase: MTESKYIWMDGEFVAWHDAKVHVLSHTLHYGNGAIEGTKAYKTVDGRCAIFKLNEHTKRLLNSSKMTLMDVPFSLEELNKAQVELLQKNELTNGAYLRPLVYLGYGVMGLYHKDAPVKVSLSAWEWGAYLGEEGLKKGVRVKISSFSRTPNTSGMGKAKAVANYLNSQMAKYEAVEAGYDEALLKDDQGYIAEASGACFFIVRDGVLISPPNDNSLESITQATAIELAKDLGIEVVRRRITREEIYIADEAFFTGTAAEITPIREVDARVIGCGSRGPITEKIQSAYFDAVTGKNEKYIKYLTYIN; encoded by the coding sequence ATGACTGAATCAAAATATATATGGATGGATGGAGAATTTGTTGCTTGGCATGATGCAAAAGTTCATGTTTTAAGTCATACATTACATTATGGAAATGGTGCTATTGAAGGAACAAAAGCTTATAAAACTGTTGATGGAAGATGTGCAATTTTTAAATTAAATGAACACACAAAAAGATTGTTAAATTCATCAAAAATGACTTTAATGGATGTGCCTTTTTCTTTAGAAGAGTTAAATAAAGCACAAGTTGAACTTCTACAAAAAAATGAATTAACGAATGGTGCATATTTAAGACCATTAGTTTATTTAGGTTATGGTGTTATGGGACTTTATCATAAAGATGCTCCTGTAAAAGTATCTCTTTCTGCATGGGAATGGGGAGCATATTTGGGAGAAGAAGGTTTAAAAAAAGGTGTTAGAGTAAAAATTTCATCTTTTTCAAGAACTCCAAATACTTCTGGAATGGGAAAAGCAAAAGCAGTTGCAAATTATTTAAACTCTCAAATGGCAAAATATGAGGCTGTTGAGGCTGGATATGATGAAGCTTTATTAAAAGATGATCAAGGATATATTGCAGAAGCTAGTGGTGCTTGTTTCTTTATCGTTAGAGATGGAGTATTAATTTCTCCACCAAATGATAACTCTTTAGAGTCTATTACTCAAGCAACAGCTATTGAATTAGCAAAAGATTTAGGAATTGAAGTTGTAAGAAGAAGAATTACAAGAGAAGAAATATATATCGCTGATGAAGCGTTTTTTACTGGAACTGCTGCTGAAATAACTCCAATTAGAGAAGTTGATGCAAGAGTTATTGGTTGTGGTTCAAGAGGACCAATTACTGAAAAAATTCAGTCTGCATATTTTGATGCAGTTACTGGAAAAAATGAAAAATATATTAAGTATTTAACTTACATTAACTAA
- the hisIE gene encoding bifunctional phosphoribosyl-AMP cyclohydrolase/phosphoribosyl-ATP diphosphatase HisIE, which produces MEQLNKIDWEKMNNLIPVITQDAKTNEVLMLAYMNKEALELTIKTNYAHYFSRSKQRIWKKGESSNHLQEIVEIFVDCDNDTLLLKVNQTGVACHTGRKSCFYTNLKTDEIISGVEINTTAAYGVIDTLYHTICERKDEDVSKSYTAKLLKGNQNSMLKKIVEEAGEFTFAVKDDNEEEIIYEAADITYHVLVALASKNINPDRVKQELARRFGISGIEEKNSRVKS; this is translated from the coding sequence ATGGAACAATTAAATAAAATTGACTGGGAAAAAATGAATAATTTAATTCCTGTTATTACTCAAGATGCAAAAACAAATGAAGTTTTGATGCTGGCTTATATGAATAAAGAAGCCTTAGAACTTACTATAAAAACAAATTATGCTCACTATTTTAGTAGAAGTAAACAAAGAATTTGGAAAAAAGGGGAAAGCTCAAATCACCTTCAAGAAATTGTAGAAATATTCGTTGATTGTGATAATGACACACTTTTATTGAAAGTAAATCAAACTGGAGTTGCATGTCATACAGGTAGAAAATCATGTTTTTATACAAACCTAAAAACTGATGAAATAATTAGTGGCGTTGAAATAAATACTACAGCTGCTTATGGAGTTATTGATACTTTATATCACACTATTTGTGAAAGAAAAGATGAAGATGTTTCAAAATCATATACAGCAAAATTACTTAAAGGTAATCAAAATTCTATGCTTAAAAAAATTGTAGAAGAAGCTGGAGAATTTACATTTGCAGTGAAAGATGATAATGAAGAAGAGATTATTTATGAAGCAGCTGATATTACATATCATGTTTTAGTAGCACTTGCAAGTAAAAATATAAATCCAGATAGAGTAAAACAAGAGTTAGCAAGAAGGTTTGGAATCTCTGGAATTGAAGAAAAAAATTCTAGAGTTAAATCTTAA
- a CDS encoding tRNA (5-methylaminomethyl-2-thiouridine)(34)-methyltransferase MnmD, with protein sequence MENNQNILVTTLDGSNTLFSTKYNQHFHNTEDGAINEALSKHIIPTFFYHQNKKELNILDICFGIGYNTFSTIYYILKNNLDIKINIFSPELDENLIKSLKDFPFPKEFENIKHIIKAISTTNKYEDEKIKIEVFIGDARAYIKNFEKNFFDIVFQDAFSSDVNKELWTKEYFEDIYKICKEDSILSTYAIATPIRLSLYEAKFYIHETKSTKRKITLATKSVKNDIGKYIDMELKKQRNQDAKALYDK encoded by the coding sequence TTGGAAAATAATCAAAATATTTTAGTAACCACTTTGGATGGTTCAAATACTCTTTTTTCTACAAAATATAATCAACACTTTCATAACACAGAAGATGGTGCGATAAATGAAGCTTTGAGTAAACATATTATCCCAACATTTTTTTATCATCAAAATAAAAAAGAGTTAAATATTTTGGATATCTGTTTTGGAATAGGGTACAACACTTTTTCAACTATCTATTATATTTTAAAAAACAATCTTGATATAAAGATAAATATTTTTTCTCCTGAATTAGATGAAAATTTAATAAAATCTCTAAAAGATTTTCCTTTTCCTAAAGAGTTTGAAAATATAAAACATATCATAAAAGCTATTTCTACTACAAATAAATATGAAGATGAAAAAATCAAAATAGAAGTTTTTATAGGTGATGCTAGAGCTTATATAAAAAATTTTGAAAAAAACTTTTTTGATATAGTTTTCCAAGATGCTTTCTCAAGTGATGTAAATAAAGAACTATGGACAAAAGAGTATTTTGAAGATATTTATAAAATCTGTAAAGAAGATAGTATTTTAAGCACTTATGCCATAGCAACGCCAATAAGATTATCTTTATATGAAGCAAAATTTTATATACATGAAACAAAATCCACAAAAAGAAAAATTACACTTGCAACAAAAAGTGTGAAAAATGATATTGGAAAATATATAGATATGGAGCTAAAAAAGCAGAGAAATCAAGACGCAAAAGCTTTATATGATAAATAA
- a CDS encoding D-alanyl-D-alanine carboxypeptidase family protein, which yields MKFLLSVLILIFTPIMAFSYTEANVFQKIEKDLDSIIVKDLTKKQLIFSKDANQQVSPASLTKIMTAILAIESNKMDSVVTITADMKKVEPTILGFKVGEKIYLRDLVNAALIRSANDAANAIAIYLGNGDKQKFVNMMNAKAKKLGMTKTTFQNPCGFDAKNHKSTASDLLKLTEYAIKNSTFNAIVRKNSYSFKAINTKRTYTVYTSNKLQPKEKYMIGVKTGYTNQAGPCLIARAKEGKKDILLVMLNSHNRWENTKLALDTILNK from the coding sequence ATGAAATTTTTACTATCTGTGCTTATTTTAATTTTTACTCCGATTATGGCTTTTTCTTATACAGAAGCAAATGTTTTTCAAAAAATAGAAAAAGATTTGGATTCAATTATTGTTAAAGATTTAACTAAAAAACAATTGATTTTTTCAAAAGATGCAAACCAGCAAGTAAGTCCAGCAAGTCTTACAAAAATTATGACAGCTATTCTTGCAATAGAAAGTAATAAAATGGATAGTGTTGTAACTATTACAGCTGATATGAAAAAAGTTGAACCAACAATTTTAGGATTTAAAGTAGGAGAAAAAATCTATTTAAGAGATTTAGTAAATGCTGCTCTTATTCGTTCAGCAAATGATGCTGCAAATGCTATTGCTATTTATTTAGGAAATGGTGATAAACAAAAATTCGTGAATATGATGAATGCAAAAGCAAAAAAACTTGGTATGACAAAAACTACTTTTCAAAATCCATGTGGATTTGATGCAAAAAATCATAAAAGTACAGCAAGTGATTTATTGAAACTTACAGAATATGCTATTAAAAATAGTACTTTCAATGCGATTGTTAGAAAAAACTCTTATTCATTTAAAGCAATAAATACAAAAAGAACTTATACAGTATATACAAGCAACAAACTTCAACCAAAAGAAAAATATATGATAGGTGTAAAAACTGGTTATACAAACCAAGCTGGACCTTGTCTAATTGCTCGTGCAAAAGAGGGTAAAAAAGATATTTTACTTGTAATGTTAAATTCTCATAATAGATGGGAAAATACTAAGTTAGCTTTAGACACAATTTTAAATAAATAA